Genomic window (uncultured Hyphomonas sp.):
CAGGCGAACTTCCGCGGACTACAGCGGATCAGTGGACTCTGCGGGGCGACCATACCGGACTGGCTGGCGGACCTTTATGACGGTCTCGACGACGACGAGGAAACCCGCGAACTGGTCACTGCGAATGTCGCCGCCGATCTCTGCCGCAAACTGGCGGAGCAAGGCGTCGAAAACTTTCACTTCTACACGCTGAACCGGGCGGGGCTGGCACTGTCCACTTGCCGCCTGCTCGGCCTGAAACCTCAATCGGCGGAGGCGGCCTGACCCATGACCCGGCAAGAACGGATTGAAGCTCTCAAATCGGCTGCGAAAGAACGCATCCTCATTCTCGACGGATCCTGGGGGGTCATGATCCAGCGCCGAGGCTTGGAAGAGGCTGACTATCGCGGCGATCGCTTCACCGAGGCGGAGTATCCCGGGCAGATGAAGGGGAACAATGACATTCTCTGCATCACCCGGCCGGACATCGTGACCGACCTGCACAATGCCTATTATGCGGCCGGTGCCGACATTTCAGAGACGAACACGTTCAGTGCGACGGTTATCGCGCAGGATGACTACAAGCTGGATGCGCAATCGGTACGCGACATCAACCTCGAAGGCGCGAAGCTCGGTCGGGCAGCGGCGGACGCATGGACCGCAAAGGAGCCGCACAAGCCGCGTTTCCTGGCCGGGTCCATCGGGCCGTTGAACAAGATGCTTTCCATGTCGTCGGACGTGAACGACCCGGGCGCGCGCTCGGTAACTTTCGACGAAGTGTATGAAGCCTACCGCCAGCAGGTGCAGGCCCTGAACGAAGGCGGTGTGGACCTCTACCTGATCGAGACGATTACCGACACGCTGA
Coding sequences:
- a CDS encoding homocysteine S-methyltransferase family protein, whose product is MTRQERIEALKSAAKERILILDGSWGVMIQRRGLEEADYRGDRFTEAEYPGQMKGNNDILCITRPDIVTDLHNAYYAAGADISETNTFSATVIAQDDYKLDAQSVRDINLEGAKLGRAAADAWTAKEPHKPRFLAGSIGPLNKMLSMSSDVNDPGARSVTFDEVYEAYRQQVQALNEGGVDLYLIETITDTLNCKACIKAIMDLEAEGMEKLPIWISGTITDRSGRTLSGQTVEAFWNSVRHAKPFAIGFNCALGADLMRPHIAALSRVADTLVAAYPNAGLPNEMGQYDEQPEQTSGAVGGWAQDGLVNILGGCCGTTPEHIAAIAKAVEGVKPRDPAPEKHTMRLAGLEPFEVVS